A window of Eucalyptus grandis isolate ANBG69807.140 chromosome 4, ASM1654582v1, whole genome shotgun sequence genomic DNA:
cattttcaggtcaaagacgagagagagaggggagagagagagagagagaacattcTGAATAAGGATTTGACTTCTGTACCTTCTCAAAGAGGGTGAGTTGGACACGTCAATTGGCTCGAATTTCAATGCCTGCTAGAGTTCAAAATAGTAAAAGAGATTCAAAATTTCGTTACAAATATACTGCGATATACATTCACAACAAATGAACCACTCTTCATCAATTTTGGATGACCTGCCTCTCTTTGCTTTCTCCCTCATGCCCTAACATGGGATGAAGAGAGACACGGCGATAGTAACTCACTGAATTATCACTACTCACGTAAACGACCTTGAAGATGTCGTACTTGAGATCGAGAGAGAAGCGGTCGAGATACGGGAGCATCGCCTTCCGGTACTCCGAGTTCAAGATCCACGAGTAACATAACTGAAGCGATTTCCACACGTAGACGCACGCCACCTTCGGCCGGTTCTCTGATCTCATGCAAACCCCAGCGCTCACGCCCTCGATCTTCATGAACCGAGACTTGAATATCGCTAAGCATGCGTAGGCTAGGTCACCGATCTCGCCATTGGTGGACTCGGCTGCGTGGAACGATATGATGTCCCCCGTTGAGAATTTGGCGGCCAACGAGCCGTCTCGCGACTCGCCTGCGTAGGGTTCAACGAAGCTGTGCTCGAGTAGGATGGCCATGTTCGATACATCGGTCAACATCGATAGCTaagaaaaagagggggaaaagcTTTCagtgaaaggaaaaggaatcCGAAGCGTTTCCTATCAAACGAGAAAAGAGAGACAATTCTTGCATTGACGTGAGAAGTTGGGTCcatattcaaatttggagaaaatattcttAAGACAAGAAGGCATGTCATCGCAAGCATGGACAAGCTATCATTAACCAACCGGGCTGTTTGGTTAAGCTTTCCCAAGGGAATTTGGgctcccaaagccccttggggaaaatattttgtgtttggcaTGTGTTTTTGAATGTCCATTTGCCCAATGCCAGCATCCCCAATGCTGGGTTGGGGCTGCTTTGAGCATTCCCATTATGGATATACGATTCCAAGTTaatgttcatcgtcttcttcaccgCCCATCTTCTTcaccgttcatcttcttcttcgcggTGGACGATGCTTGGTCGCTAGAGGGCCAGATCTGGCCATTGGGCTTAGCCGAGGTGGCctgaggtcgggcgacctcagGCATCacctaggtcgcgcgacctaggcGCCGCCGCCGAGGTTGAGTGACTCGGGCAAGCGAGGTCGCCCCGAGGTTGCGGGGCCTTAGGTGTTGACCTAGGTCACGTAGTCGAGGCAACGCGTGTGAGGTCGCGCGGCCGAGGTAGGCGGCCTCAGTGTGCGGGTCGTGTAGTCGGCGGCCGAGTCGCGCGGCCGGGCGAGTGTCGACCAACCCGGGCGACGCTTGCCCGAGGCCGCGTGACCTCGGGTGAGCTGCCTCCCCGCCATTGCCACCCCCACCgcttcaccaccaccaccaccaacgcCAGCACCACTAGCCGCTCCCCAACGATCACGGAGCtccatctcctccattttcttttcttttctttttttcctttttttttttcacctgaaaattactttgcaaaatatacactTCCAAACACATTTGCTTTCAGAGAATGCCCATTTACTCAAGAATACTTGGGGAAAtgactttgcattttcccaaagttgaaccaaacggccCAACATCGTCTGGGTTGGCGCAGTAATTAGGCACTTGGACCTTTTAACTCAGAAGCAAGAGGTCCGAAGTTCGACCCTCGCTGTTGTCAACTCCTCGGGGGTGACCCCAGGAATCACAGACCCATGCGACGCTATAACTATCTTGTGTGGACGGAACAGAGGGAGTGTTGCACTCCAACGGTTCCCCAGTTGGCGCCGGACACAGAAACAATTCTAAGAATCGAAGTAATAGCGAAGATAAGCGGTCGTTAGTAGAGCAACCATCAAGGACTGCACTTTGAGTTGTAACATAAGTGGCTCCGGCGAGACATCTTGGACCATGTTTGAAGTTCAAGACGTGATCTATTCATTAAGAATGGACAAAACTAGGAAGTGTTGAGTAATGAAGAAGAACTCACCAGGGTAGCATTCAGCGACTCTTTGTTGTCACTTGATTTCCTCGTCCATGCTCCGTACCATATGATCTGTGAAAGCACGCTACCATTATCAGTGAGAAAATTCATGACTCATAACGTGTTCGGGAGAAAACATGACTCATAAcgtttgtcatgaaaatgcgtTTCGGTCTAAAACTTgtaaaagtgcatttaagtcctaaaacttgtcaaattatttcaaacggGTCCTAAGATCAACGtcgttagccttttccgttaaaaatgctgacgtggcattttaaataatttttttttttttattttccacgttaattttttaattatttttctaattatttttttaaaattagatttaaaaactaaaaaaatcaaatttattcattttatcttattttcaccaaaaatttaaaaaagttaaaaattattaaatttttttaattaaaaataatttttttagttaaaatatttataaaaaaacatatttaaaaagttaaaattattttttaatttatttttaaaaattttaaaaataaattttttaacttttctttttagtttttgttgaaaataagataagaataaatttaattttttagtttttaaatcgttttaaaaaatggggagaaaacatgaagaaaaaagaaagtgaaaggaCTAAAATAAAGCAGACGATTCCCCAAAGTAAGAGAAGCGCAAAATTCTCTGACTCGTCGTGAAGTTTTATTACTTCAATCAATTTGTGCAACATTTCTAGGTTGAGGTTGAATTTTGGTGGGATCGAAGATGGTTTACGAGATGGACTTGGTCTGAAATGGGTTAAATCGAAAACGTACCATGTTGCCATGAATGCTCCTGAAAATGGAACTCTGGACGCAACCGAGAACCTTGGTGGACACAGAGAATCGCTTCAAAGCGTCGACGAGCTCGTCCGCGAAAGTCGGCCTGAACACGAAAAAGCTCGTGTCTAAGTTCCTCCAGCTGAAAGGCACAAAGCAAGACATCCTCCCTTTCGGCCTTTCACCACCCTTTTTcgttctctccctctctttctctttctcctcccctCTTCCAATGAATcaaaaacaataaagaaatagTAAACGGGAGAAGCCTGAATTTGAGAGCCGCCAAGGTcctttttttggaatttattgaaGTGGGCCGCAGAAACTTTCTTGGTCGTGTTTGGCGTCTTCATGACTTTGAAGTTTGAAACATTGGGAGAGTCACGAGAAGTTAGAAGTCATAGGAAAAGAAAGTAGGAGGTGACGTGGTGCGATTTTGCTTCGTTCGA
This region includes:
- the LOC104442529 gene encoding uncharacterized protein LOC104442529; this encodes MSCFVPFSWRNLDTSFFVFRPTFADELVDALKRFSVSTKVLGCVQSSIFRSIHGNMIIWYGAWTRKSSDNKESLNATLLSMLTDVSNMAILLEHSFVEPYAGESRDGSLAAKFSTGDIISFHAAESTNGEIGDLAYACLAIFKSRFMKIEGVSAGVCMRSENRPKVACVYVWKSLQLCYSWILNSEYRKAMLPYLDRFSLDLKYDIFKVVYVSSDNSVSYYRRVSLHPMLGHEGESKERQVIQN